In a genomic window of uncultured Flavobacterium sp.:
- the hemL gene encoding glutamate-1-semialdehyde 2,1-aminomutase, which yields MIYKRSSQLFAEAEKVIPGGVNSPVRAFKAVGGTPIFVKSAKGAYLYDEDGNKLIDYINSWGPMVLGHAYQPVVDAVIEKAKLGTSFGMPTELETEIAALAVSMVPNIDKIRFVNSGTEACMSAIRLARGFTKRDKIIKFAGCYHGHSDSFLIQAGSGAVTFGSPNSPGVTEGTAKDTLLAKYNDLENVKTLIEANKNEIAAIIIEPVAGNMGCIPPQKGFLQGLRDLCTANGILLIFDEVMTGFRLARGGVQELFNINADIVTFGKVIGGGLPVGAFAARAEIMNYLAPLGPVYQAGTLSGNPLAMAAGLAMLQSLDNDRAIFDRLDEKTAYLEAGIDRVLKANNVVFTINRVGSMISVHFDANPVVDFQTAAKGDNETFKKFFHGLLNEGVYIAPSAYETWFITDALTYEDLDFTINAIDKVSKTF from the coding sequence ATGATATATAAAAGAAGTAGTCAGCTTTTTGCTGAAGCAGAAAAAGTAATTCCGGGAGGAGTAAATTCACCAGTAAGAGCCTTTAAAGCGGTTGGAGGAACTCCTATTTTTGTAAAAAGTGCCAAAGGTGCTTATTTGTATGACGAAGACGGAAATAAATTAATAGATTATATCAATTCTTGGGGACCAATGGTTTTAGGTCATGCATATCAGCCAGTTGTTGATGCCGTGATTGAAAAAGCAAAGTTGGGAACTTCATTTGGAATGCCAACAGAATTAGAGACTGAAATTGCTGCTTTGGCGGTTTCTATGGTTCCGAATATTGATAAAATACGTTTTGTAAATTCAGGTACAGAAGCTTGTATGAGCGCGATTCGTTTGGCTCGCGGATTTACAAAAAGAGATAAAATTATAAAATTTGCAGGTTGCTATCACGGACATTCTGATTCTTTTTTGATTCAGGCTGGAAGTGGAGCCGTAACTTTTGGATCTCCAAATAGTCCGGGAGTTACTGAAGGAACTGCAAAAGATACTTTGTTGGCAAAATACAATGATTTAGAGAATGTAAAAACTCTAATTGAAGCGAACAAAAACGAAATCGCGGCTATAATTATCGAACCAGTTGCAGGAAATATGGGATGTATTCCGCCTCAAAAAGGTTTCTTGCAAGGTTTAAGAGATTTGTGTACTGCAAACGGAATTTTACTAATTTTTGATGAGGTAATGACAGGTTTCCGTTTGGCTCGCGGTGGAGTTCAGGAATTGTTTAATATCAACGCTGATATTGTTACTTTCGGAAAAGTGATTGGTGGAGGTTTGCCAGTTGGGGCTTTTGCTGCACGTGCTGAAATCATGAATTATTTAGCGCCACTTGGACCAGTTTATCAAGCGGGAACATTATCTGGAAATCCTCTTGCAATGGCGGCAGGATTAGCAATGTTGCAATCTCTTGATAATGATCGTGCAATTTTTGATCGTTTAGACGAAAAAACAGCTTATTTAGAAGCAGGAATTGACAGAGTTTTAAAAGCAAATAATGTTGTTTTTACAATCAATAGAGTAGGTTCAATGATTTCTGTGCATTTTGATGCAAATCCGGTTGTTGATTTTCAAACAGCGGCAAAAGGAGATAATGAAACCTTCAAAAAATTCTTTCACGGTTTGTTAAACGAAGGAGTTTATATTGCACCATCTGCATATGAAACTTGGTTTATTACTGATGCATTGACATACGAAGATTTAGATTTTACAATTAATGCAATTGATAAGGTTTCAAAGACATTTTAA